Proteins from one Deltaproteobacteria bacterium genomic window:
- a CDS encoding cupin domain-containing protein — MKTASFAWDGKGAEIEPKRVLLHDSPYFKYLCFNLAPGQQIPIHSHPAEGQVALTVVRGEGEFLTKDGTIPAKAGEVMISDIEEPHGIRASTQLQVLVTIAPPI; from the coding sequence ATGAAGACCGCGAGCTTTGCCTGGGACGGAAAAGGGGCCGAGATCGAGCCCAAGCGGGTCCTGCTCCACGATTCGCCCTATTTCAAGTACCTGTGCTTCAACCTAGCCCCGGGCCAGCAGATCCCCATCCATTCCCACCCGGCCGAGGGCCAGGTGGCTCTGACCGTGGTCCGGGGCGAAGGGGAATTTTTAACCAAGGACGGCACCATCCCGGCCAAAGCCGGGGAGGTGATGATCTCGGACATTGAGGAGCCCCACGGCATCCGAGCCTCAACCCAGCTCCAGGTGCTGGTGACCATCGCTCCGCCCATATGA